A single window of Cydia fagiglandana chromosome 25, ilCydFagi1.1, whole genome shotgun sequence DNA harbors:
- the LOC134677192 gene encoding zinc finger protein 239-like, whose protein sequence is MGHEQQGSAAAAPDSGPRARAAGAGGRGRHPCTACTKTFTLASSLRTHMRTHTGERPYECTLCHKRFRQWSHLKRHERLHTGSRPYACDVCKKEFVELDNLKKHERVHTKEKPYTCEICHKEFAQMNTLKNHERIHTGEKPYHCQVCKKEFTESSSLRRHERVHTGAKPYSCRLCNKEFAQLNTLRNHEMTHTGERPYVCEVCKKDFTKFSSFKRHERVHTGAKPYKCETCKKEFSELSSLRRHKRIHTGEKEYSCRLCKKEFTENGSLKKHQRIHIREEQNMGKNVIKKERPYTCETCNNGFTQLSSLKRHERVHTGEKAYSCRLCKKDFTEFGSLKRHQKIHIREQQNVRNETVTTK, encoded by the coding sequence ATGGGTCACGAGCAACAGGGCTCTGCGGCAGCGGCGCCCGACTCCGGCCCGCGAGCCCgcgccgccggcgccggcggGAGGGGGCGGCACCCATGCACCGCCTGCACCAAGACGTTCACGCTGGCGAGCTCGCTCCGGACACACATGAGGACTCACACCGGCGAGAGACCGTACGAGTGCACACTCTGCCACAAACGCTTCAGGCAGTGGAGCCACCTGAAGAGGCACGAGCGGCTTCATACCGGCTCGAGACCTTACGCCTGCGATGTATGCAAAAAAGAATTCGTAGAATTAGACAATCTGAAGAAACACGAACGAGTGCACACGAAAGAGAAACCGTACACGTGCGAAATATGTCACAAGGAGTTTGCGCAAATGAACACGCTGAAGAACCACGAGAGGATCCACACGGGAGAGAAGCCATACCACTGCCAAGTATGTAAGAAAGAGTTCACAGAATCGAGCAGTTTAAGGAGGCACGAACGAGTTCACACCGGTGCTAAACCGTATTCTTGCAGATTGTGCAACAAGGAGTTTGCACAGTTAAATACTTTAAGAAATCACGAAATGACTCACACGGGAGAAAGACCGTACGTCTGCGAAGTATGTAAAAAAGATTTCACAAAATTTAGCAGTTTTAAGAGACACGAGAGAGTACACACGGGGGCTAAACCATACAAGTGCGAGACATGCAAAAAAGAGTTTTCAGAACTGAGCAGCCTCAGGAGACACAAAAGAATACACACCGGAGAAAAAGAGTACTCCTGTAGATTATGCAAAAAGGAGTTCACAGAAAACGGCAGTTTAAAAAAGCATCAAAGAATTCATATACGTGAAGAACAAAATATGGGAAAGAATGTGATTAAAAAAGAAAGACCATATACGTGCGAGACATGCAATAATGGGTTTACACAATTGAGCAGTCTGAAGCGACACGAGAGAGTGCACACCGGGGAGAAGGCTTACTCCTGTAGACTGTGTAAAAAGGATTTCACAGAATTTGGCAGTCTCAAAAGACACCAGAAAATACACATACGCGAACAACAAAATGTGCGAAATGAAactgtaacaacaaaataa